Proteins from a genomic interval of Rhizobium rhododendri:
- a CDS encoding cysteine hydrolase family protein codes for MHKISIPQHIIDRGRKQRGGKEYVFDSLDMAKVAHIIVDLQVGFVAEGAAVEVPVTREIVGAVNSISREVRAAGGTNVFLRYTYDAAEKLPWNVWFHNYMSETQFDIMTEAFSRGADQWQLAPELDVRDADLVFDKTRFSAFIPETCDLDQQLKARGIDTLIITGTLTNCCCESTARDALQMGYNIIFMTDANATLSDEEHNATLISMSAIFADVMDTPHLLGLIESSIATKAAA; via the coding sequence ATGCATAAGATTTCGATCCCGCAGCACATCATCGATCGCGGCCGCAAGCAGCGCGGCGGCAAGGAATACGTTTTCGACAGTCTCGACATGGCGAAGGTCGCCCATATCATCGTTGATCTGCAGGTTGGTTTCGTCGCCGAGGGTGCGGCGGTCGAGGTGCCGGTGACGCGCGAAATCGTTGGCGCTGTCAACAGCATTTCCCGGGAGGTGCGGGCCGCCGGTGGCACCAATGTCTTTCTGCGCTACACCTATGACGCGGCCGAAAAACTGCCTTGGAACGTCTGGTTCCACAATTATATGAGCGAGACCCAGTTCGACATCATGACGGAGGCGTTTTCGCGCGGCGCCGACCAATGGCAGCTGGCGCCGGAGCTGGATGTCAGGGACGCTGACCTCGTCTTCGACAAGACACGCTTTTCAGCCTTCATTCCCGAGACCTGCGATCTCGACCAGCAACTGAAGGCACGCGGCATCGACACACTGATCATCACCGGCACGTTGACCAACTGCTGCTGCGAAAGCACGGCGCGCGACGCGTTGCAGATGGGCTACAACATCATCTTCATGACCGACGCCAACGCCACGCTCAGCGACGAGGAGCACAACGCGACGCTGATCAGCATGTCGGCGATCTTCGCCGATGTCATGGACACGCCGCATCTGCTGGGCCTCATCGAAAGCTCGATCGCGACTAAAGCAGCTGCCTAG
- a CDS encoding amidase, translating into MNASSPMSPLADINIAALTIDDIQAAFASGAYTSEQLTLACLARIERFEPYYNAFTFMNSAALADAKAIDARRAAGETLGPLAGVPVVVKEAMDFVGLPSTAGWAQLYSGTGGIDLMPERDAPVVGRLKTAGAIILGKTNIPAFSHDGARANSSWDGPTYNAVNRAIAPGASSSGTATAIAAGFAVVGLAEETGGSIQNPAAAQSLVSVKPTFALVPNAGVAPLAGSTRDVVGPHARTVTDAALLLDVLAGYSAEDPKTVASIGNIPEGGYTAKLSLTALNGARVGLYGAGWRTKPLSKEAAALYAVAIDELRQRGIVAVDDPFAGTEFAALSALEGDFDPRGMESMAHDFDNYLRRLGPSAAANSLLALKGLLADDPFADDKLLGSHPKTMPILSKSLENPAAVPDLSEFLALRQSYLRVFNAVMRQNNLDLLIFPQVSEALPGIFDEATFPATTVSEINIAGLPGVTVPAGQFANGGPFSLIFVGRLWSEADLLTFAYDYEQATHHRITPKLVEDFYSEPN; encoded by the coding sequence GTGAACGCATCTAGCCCCATGTCTCCCCTCGCCGATATTAATATCGCCGCACTGACAATTGACGACATCCAAGCCGCCTTTGCCAGCGGCGCCTATACGTCAGAGCAACTGACGCTCGCCTGTCTGGCGCGGATCGAGCGCTTTGAGCCTTACTACAATGCCTTTACCTTCATGAACTCTGCTGCCTTGGCGGATGCGAAGGCCATTGACGCGCGCCGGGCTGCCGGCGAAACGCTCGGCCCCCTGGCCGGCGTGCCCGTCGTCGTCAAGGAAGCGATGGATTTTGTCGGCCTGCCGTCGACAGCCGGCTGGGCGCAACTCTACAGCGGCACGGGCGGCATCGATCTGATGCCGGAACGCGACGCGCCTGTCGTTGGCCGGCTGAAGACGGCCGGGGCGATTATTCTCGGCAAGACGAATATCCCGGCCTTCAGCCATGATGGCGCCCGCGCCAATTCGAGCTGGGACGGCCCGACCTACAACGCCGTCAATCGCGCCATTGCCCCCGGTGCCAGCTCGAGCGGCACGGCAACGGCGATTGCCGCCGGCTTCGCCGTCGTTGGCCTGGCCGAGGAGACCGGCGGCTCGATCCAGAACCCGGCCGCCGCCCAGAGCCTCGTCAGCGTCAAACCGACGTTTGCCCTGGTGCCGAACGCCGGCGTCGCGCCGCTGGCCGGCTCGACCCGCGACGTCGTCGGCCCGCATGCCCGTACTGTCACCGATGCCGCCCTGCTGCTCGACGTCTTGGCCGGCTATTCCGCCGAAGACCCGAAAACGGTGGCGAGCATCGGCAATATTCCCGAGGGCGGCTACACTGCAAAGCTGAGCCTTACCGCCCTCAACGGCGCGCGTGTCGGCCTTTACGGTGCCGGATGGCGGACGAAGCCGCTGTCGAAGGAAGCCGCCGCGCTTTACGCCGTGGCGATTGACGAGCTCAGGCAGCGCGGCATCGTCGCGGTCGACGATCCTTTTGCCGGCACGGAATTTGCCGCTCTCAGCGCCCTGGAGGGTGATTTCGATCCGCGAGGCATGGAATCGATGGCCCATGACTTCGACAATTATCTCCGCCGGCTTGGCCCTTCGGCTGCAGCAAATTCGCTGCTGGCTTTAAAGGGCTTGCTGGCGGACGACCCTTTTGCCGATGACAAGCTGCTGGGCAGTCACCCGAAGACCATGCCGATCCTCAGCAAATCCCTAGAAAATCCGGCGGCAGTCCCCGATCTCAGCGAATTTCTGGCGCTGCGCCAATCCTATCTGCGGGTGTTCAATGCCGTCATGCGGCAGAACAATCTCGATCTTCTTATTTTTCCGCAGGTGTCCGAGGCGCTGCCAGGCATTTTCGACGAAGCCACCTTCCCGGCAACGACGGTGTCGGAAATCAACATTGCCGGGCTGCCGGGCGTAACGGTGCCGGCGGGCCAGTTTGCTAATGGCGGCCCGTTCAGCCTGATATTCGTCGGCCGCCTGTGGAGCGAGGCGGACCTGCTAACTTTCGCCTATGACTACGAGCAAGCGACTCATCACCGCATCACGCCAAAACTTGTCGAGGATTTTTATAGTGAGCCCAACTGA